GAAATTTTGGGATATTACCCGTTCCACAAGAAATTTTAGGATATTAAATCTACAATATCGAATCAAAAATTTGCTGTGCAGTTAGATTCAGTTGCGGAAAAGTAGGAGATACGATACGGTCAGTTTTTCTAAATGGTGTCATCTGGTATTCACCATCAACAAGTTCGCACACAAAAATTGTCGGTTGTTTGGGATTGCCAATAAATTTACGCCCGCCTAACGCCGCATAATCCACAATCCAGTATTCGGGTATTCCCATCTCTTCATAATCCCCAAATTTATCGTGGTAATCATCACGCCAGTTAGTTGAAACGACTTCGACCACTAACGGCACAGTTTCCGGGTAAATAACGGTTGATTGTTTTTTCCACAATGGTTCATTTTTTAGATTGTCACGGTTTACTAACAATACGTCAGGTATGTAGGCAGATTCGGCGGCTTTGGTTCTAACCATAGCTGATTTTAGGATGCGGTAGGGTAGCTTGCACCGCTCAAATTCTGCTGCTATTTTTTGGGTTAAAAAACCTACAACATCTTCATGGTCGCCAGTTGGTGGGGGCATCTCTACAATTACTCCCTTGTGTAGTTCGTATCTTAGTCGTGAATTTTCTGGATACCGTTCAATAAATTCATCAAAGGTAAATAGTTTTATTTCG
This genomic interval from Scytonema hofmannii PCC 7110 contains the following:
- a CDS encoding Uma2 family endonuclease, coding for MTQTQAEIKLFTFDEFIERYPENSRLRYELHKGVIVEMPPPTGDHEDVVGFLTQKIAAEFERCKLPYRILKSAMVRTKAAESAYIPDVLLVNRDNLKNEPLWKKQSTVIYPETVPLVVEVVSTNWRDDYHDKFGDYEEMGIPEYWIVDYAALGGRKFIGNPKQPTIFVCELVDGEYQMTPFRKTDRIVSPTFPQLNLTAQQIFDSIL